GCCATCGCGGTCTACGAAGCCTGGCGCCAGCACGGCTTCGCCGGCGGCCGCTGACGCGAGCGAAAGGCAACCGGAGCGTTGCCGCAAGGGCCAGCCGGACGGCATCGTGCGTCGGCGGTCGACTCGGCAGACAGCTTGACTGCACGGCGGCGCGGTGGTTCCGGCTGCGGAGGGCCTGCTTTACGCGGCGGACCGCGGCCCAACATGTGGCCGAGGTGCTGCGACCGGCACTCGCTCAATCACGGCGAAGCGGTGGCCCGTGGTCGGATCAGCCTTGTTCGGTTTCTGCTGGGTGGGCGTGGGGTCTCGGGACCGAGTGGTCCAGCCACTCTTGCCCCAGGGCAGTCAGGATGTAGCGCTGGAGGGGGCTGCGTGGCTTGCTGGGGATGGAAAGAGCCAGCAGGCCGGCCTCGACCAGCGGCAGCACGTGTCTGCGGTAGTTGTTGGTGGACTGCGAAAGGCCGATCGCGCTCAGCAGGTCGCTGCGGCTGGCGGAGCCCGCCTGCGCGGCGAGCAGCACCGCTGCGGCAGACTTAGGCACTGCGACGTCCAGCTTAGGCACATAGGCACCGGATGCGGTGCCTATGTGCCTAAGCCCGGAAGTGCCTATGTGCCTAAGCCGAGACTCGGCCTTATCGCTTGGTTCGCCTGCCGGCGCAACGCTCTGGTCCTCGATGTGGACCGTGACCCGGAGGGCGACCGCCAACTCAGCGATGTCCGGCGCGGGAAGCCCAGCCTCGGCCAACTGCCGGATGGCTTCCGGCAGGCCGGTGCCCCATCGCTCAATCAGCCCGAGTTCGCGGAAAACGCGGGCAATTACCGGGTTGCGGATCACCGAGACGCCTTGGGTCATCTCCTCCACGGTCAGGCTCGGCATCAGGCCGCCGGGGCTCTCGACCTCGATGGCGCTGTCCATGAACGCCACTTTGATCGGGGTGCCGTGAACAGAGTAGCTGGCGTGCGTCAGGGCGTTGGTGACGATCTCCCGCAGCGCCCGGGTCGGGATCGACCAACGGTCGCGGCGGTACACGTCGCCGAACTCAGCGTGCCGGAAGGCGTTCTGCTCCAGGAACCGCATCACCTTGTCAACGGCCAGTGGAAGCGGCCCGTAGATCTCCTGCTGATCCCAGATGTCCCGCTTGGTCGACCCCCGGAAGCGGGCGCACTGCACCCAGGCGAACGGGAAGAAGTGCTCCGGGTTGGGGCTCGCGACCAGGACGCCGCCGTTGGTCGGCACGAGCCGTCCCTGGTCCTCCGCTACCAATTCGAGAGTCTGGAGCGCGTGCGGGTCGAGTTCGCGGCCCAGCTTCCCTCCCAACGCATCGGTGTCGAGGTCTTCCAATGTCGCTCCAGTCGCGGGCAGTCTGTCGAACGGTATGCCCCGGGCGGAGCGGCCCAGTTCGGCAATGATGTCCGGACCCGCCTTGCGGTTGCTTGCCCCAAGGCGGATATAGGTGCCCTCATCCTTCCCGTGCTTCGTCAAATAGTGCGGGCGGCGGATGCTCAACGCGACGTCGGCCACGACCACGGTGGCGTCCGCCAGCGGCACCAACTCGATTGTGGGCATGAGTTGCGGCGACACCCAGTCCGCGATCAGGTTGGTCAGGCGCTCCCGTTCCAGCAGCGGGTCGGCCACGCCGACCACGGTCCCGTCGTCCTCGACCCCGATCACCAACCGACCGCCAGCGGAGTTGGCAAAGGCGACCACGGCGCGCATCGCCCTGTCCGGCGACGACAGGTCGCGCTTGTACTCCAGTGTCTTGCCCTCCGGCTCTACGACGCGGCTCTTG
The DNA window shown above is from Bifidobacteriaceae bacterium and carries:
- a CDS encoding putative DNA binding domain-containing protein, yielding MTYLISEDKSRVVEPEGKTLEYKRDLSSPDRAMRAVVAFANSAGGRLVIGVEDDGTVVGVADPLLERERLTNLIADWVSPQLMPTIELVPLADATVVVADVALSIRRPHYLTKHGKDEGTYIRLGASNRKAGPDIIAELGRSARGIPFDRLPATGATLEDLDTDALGGKLGRELDPHALQTLELVAEDQGRLVPTNGGVLVASPNPEHFFPFAWVQCARFRGSTKRDIWDQQEIYGPLPLAVDKVMRFLEQNAFRHAEFGDVYRRDRWSIPTRALREIVTNALTHASYSVHGTPIKVAFMDSAIEVESPGGLMPSLTVEEMTQGVSVIRNPVIARVFRELGLIERWGTGLPEAIRQLAEAGLPAPDIAELAVALRVTVHIEDQSVAPAGEPSDKAESRLRHIGTSGLRHIGTASGAYVPKLDVAVPKSAAAVLLAAQAGSASRSDLLSAIGLSQSTNNYRRHVLPLVEAGLLALSIPSKPRSPLQRYILTALGQEWLDHSVPRPHAHPAETEQG